A section of the Enterobacter sp. C2 genome encodes:
- the suhB gene encoding inositol-1-monophosphatase yields MHPMLTIAVRAARKAGNVIAKHYETPDSVETNQKGSNDFVTNVDKAAEAVIIDTIRKSYPQHTIITEESGEHAGEDQDVQWVIDPLDGTTNFIKRLPHFSVSIAVRIKGRTEVAVVYDPMRNELFTATRGQGAQLNGYRLRGGIARDLDGTILATGFPFKAKQHAQTYIKIVGKLFTECADFRRTGSAALDLAYVAAGRVDGFFEIGLKPWDFAAGELLVREAGGLVCDFTGNHNYMMSGNIVAGNPRVVKAMLANMRDELSEALKR; encoded by the coding sequence ATGCATCCAATGCTGACCATCGCCGTGCGCGCAGCGCGCAAGGCGGGTAATGTAATTGCCAAACACTACGAAACGCCCGACTCTGTTGAAACCAACCAGAAAGGCAGCAATGATTTCGTAACTAACGTTGATAAAGCCGCCGAGGCCGTGATTATCGACACTATCCGCAAATCTTACCCGCAACATACCATTATCACCGAAGAGTCCGGTGAACACGCAGGCGAAGATCAGGATGTGCAATGGGTTATCGATCCACTGGATGGCACCACCAATTTTATCAAACGTCTGCCCCACTTCTCGGTCTCAATCGCCGTGCGTATCAAAGGCCGTACCGAAGTTGCCGTGGTTTACGATCCAATGCGTAACGAACTCTTCACCGCTACCCGCGGCCAGGGCGCACAGCTCAACGGCTACCGCCTGCGCGGCGGCATCGCTCGCGATCTGGATGGCACCATCCTGGCGACCGGTTTCCCGTTCAAAGCCAAACAGCATGCCCAGACCTACATCAAGATCGTGGGTAAACTCTTCACCGAGTGCGCTGATTTCCGCCGCACCGGCTCTGCCGCGCTGGATCTGGCCTACGTTGCCGCTGGCCGCGTAGACGGTTTCTTTGAGATCGGCCTGAAGCCGTGGGATTTCGCCGCAGGCGAGCTGCTGGTTCGTGAAGCAGGTGGCTTGGTGTGTGACTTCACCGGTAACCACAACTACATGATGAGCGGTAACATCGTCGCCGGTAACCCACGCGTAGTGAAAGCCATGCTGGCGAACATGCGTGACGAGCTGAGCGAAGCGCTGAAGCGTTAA